aagtGTTATTTaaagttgcatttaaaaaaaacaaacaaataagaaaatTCAATTAGGATGCCCACTGGGAAGATGAGgaaataatttgaaaattaTTATAGCCATAACATACTCCTGTAGTGTTGTTAAATTATTCTCCTTTGTCTCTTTGATGAGAACTAGAGGTTTTGCTCTATTACACTTTTCGGTTTTCAATTTAATCTTCCTTTCTGGATATGATCATAACCTGTTTAGGTCTTATGGGGTGCACTCACCTTGCTCTGTTGCCTTAATTAAAGCCTATTTAGTCCTGACTGGTGGGATAATAAATCCAATTATGTTGGCAACACACAGTTTTCACCACTTACAACATTAACCTTTCTTGCAGGTGGTGTAACAGTATCTGCATCCTTAGACTGTTTGGTGGCTGAGCAGGGATGCATCCAGGAGCAGTCCTGCATGGTCATCTATCGATTGCTAGAGTACTGTGCGGCTGAGGAAGCCGTGGCGCCCCTCGGCGCAGATGCACGATTGGAGTGCTTGGAGGCCCAGAACTCCTTGCAGCGTTATCGTCCCCTTCAAGTTTGCAAGTGCCAGCGGGGCTCTCGCAGGGAGGAACACTGCCTCAAGGTCTACTGGACTGTGAGATTTGCAGGTAGGCTTTAGCAttattgtctgtgtgtgtgtgtctctgtgtgtgctgaATTCTCAGCTGGATTATGCATGTGGTCTTTGTTATGCTTTTTTTAGCATATGATGAGTATGAAGTGTCTCCATATGAAGAACTGAAGTTAAACCTGGTGAGAAACATAGAGATGTCACGTATGGCCTCCATCATGTCAGGTAGAGTATATCTGTTGTGTGGTTTTGTTCTCAAGATACATTTAGGTCCCAGTTTTTATTTCCTGGTGTGTATTGCTCCCCCAGCTTCCTCTATTACTGTGGATGGTCAAAACCAGTGTTTGAAGGCTGCTCAGGACTGTGGCCTGTACGAGAAATGCGGCTCCCTGCGGTCAGAATATGTTGTAGCCTGCACCAAGCGAGCAACAGTCTCTGACAACAGCTGTAACCGCCAGAAATGCCACAAAGCCCTGCGGCGCTTCCTGGAGCGTGTGCCAGAGGAGTACAGCTTTGCTTTGCTCTTCTGTCCCTGCTCTGACACTCTGTGTGGGGAGCGCCGGAGGAAAACCATCGTCCCGTCATGCTCCTATGAGGAGAATGTGCGAGGGGAGGAGAGAGTGGGCAAGCCCAACTGCCTCAGCCTGCAGAACTACTGCTCCAGAGATGAGCTGTGTAGGTAAGATGGCTTTTTGAGTGTATTGATACAGAACATTAAGTGCTCTTTGTATGGGCCCAGAATAGAAAAAGCATCCAAAGATGTGCCACAAATTTTGCAAAGTTAACCATGAGGAATGACTTACAGTCCTCCAAATGGCAACATTAAACACACAgtaccattttttaaaaagctagtGGCACTGTTGAGCAACATTTAGATGAGCGTCTCCCATTTTGTTAGTTTTCATTACTGACTTTattcttaattaaaaaagaaatacgGGCATCATCTTTTTCTAGAGCTCAAAGTGAGATACAATTTTGTATCAACTAAATCCAGGATATTCAGATTACTATTAGGGCAAGAAAATCATATTAACACATTTTAACTAAAATAACTTAAATGATCAATCAACAGAAGTGGTGCAAATGAATTTTCCTTTCACTGATGAatgagttaattaaaaaagcttGTTCTTAAAGCACAAACATGTAGGAGTTTAAGGGTGACGTGTGAGCTACACATCCCAGATGACTAGTGTGGGAATAAATCTAAATCTCCAGTGAGTGCAAGCTGGTTCTAGTACTGAATACTTTCTCAAACTTATTACTGATAATGTAGCAAGGCACAAGCAAATGGAAAGATGATAACTAGGCGCTGATATGAATGCAGATGTAAACAATTTAAATGCcaacaatttaaaaatcatCTTTGTAAATGCTTCATGGCACTTTTCTCAGATGTGCTTTAGCATGTCAGTAAAATTATACAATCCAAGATATCCTGAACATAACAGATCCAGTGCACATCACACGCTATTAGCTTTAAAGTTTAATTACAATCTAATTAAAAACTAATGTTATGTCCCCTCGTGCCACCAAATCAGCTCTGACTGATCAGTGCATGAACACAGGATATTTGGGGTGTCCTGTGGTGTTTGCATTGGGATGTTGTCAGCACTGCCTTTGAGTTCTTTAATGGGGTGGGGTAAGACTTGATGCAGTGCATCCCCAGATCCCAATTTCAATGCTTCATTGAATTTGGATATGGGAGGTTTGGAGACTGGATCATCAATTTTAGCTCTTTATAGTATTCTAAGCAGTTTTGTGGTTTATTGGAGCATTGTACTGCTGCTAACAGGGAGTGGTGTTGCCATGGGGGTGACTGGTCTGCAACAGGGTTTAGGCAGGTGGTACATATGAATGTTACATCCATATTAATGCCAGGACCCCATGGGTTTTCAGCATACCATTGCATTGTAACTCAAAGATTAAAGTCTtagaatataaatattttatgccTTGAATGTACTGTATCCTTTCTTGTCTGCTGGTAGGGAAATATAAGCAGGTGACAGCTCCTTTGAGGCCACAACCACTGAGGCTGCTTTTTACAGACACAGGAGTGGGAGCAAAAGATCAGACCAGTTTGCTTTCAATGACCCAGAATTCATAGCTTCTGGGTCCTGCTCATCAGGATGATTTGTGAGGCCAGTTTTTGTTCAAGCTCTGTCTACTTATTGTTCATAAATGGATATAACGACACTCACTGGGCACTTTGTGAGGTATACTTGTTTacctgcttgttaacacaaatagcTAATCAGCCATACACATGGTAGCAACTCAGAGAAATTTATATTAGAAAAAAGCTGCCTGGTCTgttgagtctcaatttctgctgcgacattcaTAAatcagggtcagaatttggtgtaaacagctTGAAAGCACAGCTCCATTATGCCTTGTagcaacagttcaggctgcgtctggtggtgtaatgctgtgggggatattttctttggaGTTTAAACACCTCAGCCTGCCCTTatattgttgctgatcatgtccatcaCCTTATGTATTcaccttctgatggctgcttccaacaggataacGCAATATGTCACTGAATTCAAATCatatcaaactggtttcttaaacatgacaatgagttccctgtactcaaatggcctccacagtc
The window above is part of the Archocentrus centrarchus isolate MPI-CPG fArcCen1 chromosome 14, fArcCen1, whole genome shotgun sequence genome. Proteins encoded here:
- the LOC115791556 gene encoding GDNF family receptor alpha-4-like yields the protein MSPDRMIIVGLLLNVFSHGGVTVSASLDCLVAEQGCIQEQSCMVIYRLLEYCAAEEAVAPLGADARLECLEAQNSLQRYRPLQVCKCQRGSRREEHCLKVYWTVRFAAYDEYEVSPYEELKLNLVRNIEMSRMASIMSASSITVDGQNQCLKAAQDCGLYEKCGSLRSEYVVACTKRATVSDNSCNRQKCHKALRRFLERVPEEYSFALLFCPCSDTLCGERRRKTIVPSCSYEENVRGEERVGKPNCLSLQNYCSRDELCRSRFADFQHNCQPSPLSASGCMRESRAMCLKAYAGLIGTIMTPNYVSNSSTEVSQWCTCEGSGNEWQGCQRILQMFTNNVCLRNAISSMGISVPPPVENSPVPTSQPSPRIYQEKVHVSVNTLPEFNSREDSEEVEQEEEASKEFNVIPPYSEKDSDTESGARGSQRGAANQAVPVYPLLLLPVLIIDWKCWSY